One Capra hircus breed San Clemente chromosome 29, ASM170441v1, whole genome shotgun sequence genomic region harbors:
- the LOC102176024 gene encoding uncharacterized protein LOC102176024 isoform X1 produces the protein MEVSEASHKCHLGPVSSLSLERWFQHLKHQGEEGADGRRTAELRVVTKLLDGRTLKTRGQRALAGDSSRKASPLRLPERGELQGDCQVSKPLVWGRRHSTAQENLGPRRWSWYGWMDAPGMLSSSLSLTVTLSLRGSRPPPCEEPGPFLTSKPAASLASPHDPACNLLTEGRQVLGLNTNASAAAGPWLGSGVGPSYLRPLSRPSLTPFESGSTEIQATCGHLQLTA, from the exons ATGGAGGTGAGTGAGGCCTCCCACAAATGCCATCTCGGCCCCGTCTCATCTCTGTCACTCGAGCGGTGGTTCCAGCATTTGAAACATCAGGGTGAGGAGGGGGCCGACGGCAGGCGGACAGCGGAACTCAGGGTTGTAACTAAGTTACTCGACGGAAGGACCTTGAAAACCCGAGGGCAACGCGCGCTCGCTGGGGACTCGAGCAGGAAAGCCAGTCCCTTGCGGCTCCCAGAGAGAGGTGAGCTCCAGGGTGACTGTCAGGTGTCCAAGCCTCTGGTTTGGGGCCGCCGCCACAGCACTGCTCAGGAAAACCTGGGACCCCGACGGTGGAGCTGGTACGGCTGGATGGACGCCCCTGGGATGCTGAGTTCCAGCCTGAGTCTGACGGTCACTCTGAGCCTGCGTGGGAGCAGACCCCCTCCCTGTGAGGAGCCAGGTCCTTTCCTGACTTCCAAGCCTGCTGCAAGCCTGGCATCACCGCATGACCCAGCCTGCAACCTCCTTACAGAGGGGAGG CAGGTTCTGGGTCTGAACACAAACGCAAGTGCAGCGGCAGGGCCGTGGCTGGGCTCTGGAGTGGGGCCGTCCTACCTTCGGCCTCTTTCACGTCCATCCCTGACCCCTTTCGAGAGCGGCTCCACCGAGATACAGGCCACGTGTGGACATTTGCAACTCACAGCCTGA
- the LOC102176024 gene encoding uncharacterized protein LOC102176024 isoform X2 → MLLRCVSRPALNPLDHKNAPWTVEKETGEEETSLRAWSTAQENLGPRRWSWYGWMDAPGMLSSSLSLTVTLSLRGSRPPPCEEPGPFLTSKPAASLASPHDPACNLLTEGRVSHTGTDGEDRSPECQQGEGDTHAAGSAGAQGLAQPRGLMGRALPTRLAVSISQKPLMVLC, encoded by the exons AATGCACCTTGGACGGTGGAGAAGGAAACTGGAGAAGAAGAAACATCGCTCAGAGCATGGAG CACTGCTCAGGAAAACCTGGGACCCCGACGGTGGAGCTGGTACGGCTGGATGGACGCCCCTGGGATGCTGAGTTCCAGCCTGAGTCTGACGGTCACTCTGAGCCTGCGTGGGAGCAGACCCCCTCCCTGTGAGGAGCCAGGTCCTTTCCTGACTTCCAAGCCTGCTGCAAGCCTGGCATCACCGCATGACCCAGCCTGCAACCTCCTTACAGAGGGGAGGGTGAGTCACACAGGGACAGACGGTGAGGACAGGAGCCCTGAGTGTCAGCAGGGGGAGGGCGACACCCATGCGGCTGGCAGTGCCGGGGCGCAGGGGCTTGCCCAGCCTCGAGGGCTGATGGGACGCGCGCTGCCAACCAGGCTGGCGGTTTCCATTTCCCAAAAACCCCTCATGGTGCTGTGCTAG